In Drosophila bipectinata strain 14024-0381.07 chromosome 2R, DbipHiC1v2, whole genome shotgun sequence, one genomic interval encodes:
- the Pgam5-2 gene encoding serine/threonine-protein phosphatase Pgam5, mitochondrial: MRLNTLWSSMGAMSCGSLITYLTLRHFDGQPSSAFSSGGGDSMRELGSKDIGAWLHEWDQPKPVPQNVAERDESSALRHIILVRHGEYTKSSNGSHLTDLGRLQAERTGRRLREMGVAWDHVVASTMPRAQETAMIILKELNFDPLKMKRCTLLPEGTPYPGDPPQKRSVRSIDMSYQRDGPRIEAAFRRYFFRATPEQDHDSHLLIVGHANVIRYLILRALQLPPAAWTRLNLNHGSITWLTVWPNGYVTLRCMGDSGFMPVSELTYRRPAPAQLAVKSNGK; this comes from the coding sequence ATGAGACTGAACACGCTTTGGAGTTCGATGGGGGCCATGAGCTGCGGCTCCCTGATCACCTACTTGACGCTCCGACATTTCGATGGGCAGCCGTCGTCTGCTTTCTCATCTGGAGGCGGGGATTCCATGCGCGAGTTGGGATCGAAGGATATTGGAGCCTGGCTTCATGAATGGGACCAACCCAAGCCCGTGCCCCAAAATGTGGCAGAACGCGACGAGTCATCCGCCCTTCGGCATATTATCCTGGTGCGGCATGGTGAATACACGAAGTCTTCCAACGGCAGCCACCTCACGGACTTGGGGCGCCTCCAGGCGGAGAGGACGGGCCGTCGGCTGCGGGAAATGGGCGTGGCCTGGGACCATGTGGTGGCCTCCACCATGCCACGAGCCCAAGAGACGGCCATGATCATCCTCAAGGAGCTTAACTTCGATCCACTGAAAATGAAGCGCTGCACCTTGCTGCCCGAGGGAACGCCCTATCCGGGGGATCCTCCACAGAAGCGCAGTGTGAGGAGCATTGACATGTCCTACCAGCGAGATGGGCCACGCATCGAAGCAGCCTTTCGGCGGTATTTCTTTCGTGCCACACCGGAGCAGGACCACGACTCCCATCTGCTTATCGTGGGCCACGCCAACGTCATTCGTTACTTAATCCTGCGGGCGCTGCAACTGCCGCCGGCTGCCTGGACCCGGCTCAACCTGAATCACGGCTCAATTACCTGGCTGACTGTGTGGCCCAACGGCTATGTGACCCTCCGCTGCATGGGCGATTCCGGTTTTATGCCCGTATCCGAGCTGACCTATCGAAGGCCGGCGCCCGCGCAACTGGCCGTAAAATCAAATGGAAAATAG
- the LOC108125663 gene encoding trypsin-3: MKAYDLLLSILLILHPFSKADRGTVSDLSDDTFELLISGGHKPDSNRYSRHVVSIRTLNYVEVQGDNHFCSGTLISSRAVLTAAHCVTDRYKASMNPRGLRVIFGHVDRLAYYTEDHTSRVDQIMVHPKYERYKSHDLAILWLTTRIPSHNHDVVPLLMRKKANLTVGIHCITMGWGQIYQHGPYSDELLYMDVIISNSSRCDENISDFNEEESVCVKPMKEGEYCAGDMGGPLICRGALAGIIGGSLGCAGGKAMKFVSFLKYRKWIVGTVHGMTASKRPLFVYLPAYYWILTNILHWLWKIQWEL, from the exons atgaaagctTACGATCTCTTGTTAAGTATACTATTAATTTTACATCCTTTTTCCAAAGCGGATCGCGGTACTGTGAGTGACCTGAGCGATGACACCTTTGAGCTTTTGATCTCTGGAGGACACAAGCCGGACAGCAATAGATACTCCCGGCATGTGGTCTCTATACGAACCCTCAATTATGTTGAGGTCCAGGGGGACAACCACTTTTGCAGCGGAACTCTGATCAGCAGTCGGGCCGTTCTGACTGCTGCCCATTGTGTGACGGA TCGTTACAAGGCCTCCATGAATCCAAGGGGTCTACGGGTCATTTTCGGACATGTGGACCGCCTGGCTTACTACACGGAAGACCACACCAGTCGTGTGGATCAGATTATGGTGCATCCGAAATATGAGCGGTACAAATCCCATGATTTGGCCATTCTCTGGCTAACAACAAGGATTCCCAGCCATAACCATGATGTGGTGCCGCTGCTGATGCGTAAGAAAGCGAATCTAACCGTTGGCATCCACTGTATTACTATGGGCTGGGGTCAAATTTATCAG cATGGCCCGTATTCGGATGAACTGCTCTATATGGATGTAATCATTAGTAATTCTTCTCGGTGCGACGAAAACATTTCTGATTTCAATGAGGAGGAGAGCGTGTGCGTGAAGCCGATGAAGGAAGGCGAGTACTGTGCCGGCGATATGGGCGGACCACTGATATGCCGGGGGGCTTTGGCCGGAATCATCGGCGGAAGCCTCGGCTGCGCCGGCGGCAAGGCCATGAAGTTTGTCAGCTTTCTTAAATACAGGAAATGGATAGTGGGCACTGTGCACGGAATGACAGCCTCTAAACGACCTCTGTTTGTGTATCTTCCAGCTTACTATTGGATATTAACAAATATTCTACATTGGCTTTGGAAAATTCAATGGGAGCTTTGA